AACAGAAAGGACTAGGGCTTATAAACACatgataattggggaaacacaggtgcatGGAATAACTAATTAACAGGGACACTGAACACATGTGGAGGGAAAACACAATATAATGTAGAAGAGCCCCCTCCTttgaacagtatttaaaatccatgttatggtaagtgtgcacgtgaagtctttgcgcactttctgaaatctacACTGAGGGAAGTTTGCACGCTAGtgctctgcattctttctaaaatcctatatggtgagggcttcgcgcggttgcttcatgccctttcttgagttcgtaaaagccccgttcatcttgggcgccactccacctatgtatcttcggatacctatctaaacagggtgttgctactagggatctgttaaGACAGCCCCTTCAGCAAGCATATGCGATAGAAAGAgttagcccctgtgtgacagacaAGACTTGCTAGGTTCTTTGCTGTATCCCTTTAAAAGAATCTTTTTTGATTCCAAGTCTTCAGCTCTACctcgggccgaggccctaacaagtaagttgggtatgtagcctaggatGTTGGCCGTAAGGGGTAATAACGGACAgctgtctaaacgtcccaggggcaactcccatggaaatggtagagttggcacttagtgttcgccatgattctggcctgcactcccctcagcatggcagctAGGATATTAATGTTCCCCATAGCGAttcctagaggatgcagtttgaagttcccttgaaagggaatgtctcaggttacgaatgtaaccatggttccctgagtagggaacaagacactgcgtcctctagctacctgccatgctttggacgcaagcttcagacaaagaagtgaatgacgtgctcTCCAGGCGCTTATTTATCCATAGTTGCTCTGGTAGTGATGTCAGGGGCTGTCTCCGGCCAacatgttggtgttttttcaatgtatgctttagacacgggtcacgacgatgtgttccccatagcgacccctagaggatgcagtgtctcattccctattcagggaacgatggttacattcataacctgagatgtttttttttacattggtaATGCTTTTGACATTTCGTTGTTATAACCGTTTCAGAAGGTGGATTGGCTTTTGTTTGTGGGTGGTTCATCTTAACAGTTAATTTCAAGTGGTTTGCTATTGTGTTCTCCAATGTGCAATTACCCTACATATTGTCACATCTTTTCATGGTGGTCTCATAAATgcactctccctctctttctcatatgcacatgcacacactgtCCATAGTGGTTGTTTACTCTGCTCTGCACACTCACCAAGTTGCCATGGATGCATCTGGCTTGTGTGCCTCATTCTAGTCCACAGGTCACTACAGAGCCATGccttaaacataaaaacatatgcTTGTGCACATctccagacagacagaaacacacacacacacacacacacacagagtcattgCCCTTAGACTTCAGACTGGCTGAGAATGAAATCAGAGCAGACTGGAATTGCAGGCAAAGCGGGAAACAGATCTCTGTGTTTCTCGTCCCAGTGAGCGGCAGATAGTTTGCTCTTTTACGTCAAAGGCTCATTCATGTGAAGATGGTGTGGAGCGATCGATGTGCACATGTTGACAGATAAGAAAAGCAGCTAAAAATAAACCATCCGCAGCTAAATCCTTCTACCTCACAGCCACAGGGACAAACACAATTTTTGTTCTCTTCCTGGTACAATAGAGAGAAAACAGGATAAGAGGATGATGAACGTAGAACAAAGATTGAGGAAATGTCACCAAAACCAGCCCTCTCTGTTTAGCAGTAACACCTAAATGTGtatgtttaaaagtaaaaaagcaaTCGTTCATTAATTCATATTGGATTTCTTGATCCAGAGCCTGGTAATGGCATTAATTGGCAGTCCATTGGGTAACAATAACAATACTGCAATATTAAAGCTGAATAGAAAAAAACTGGCTTCACTATGCAGCCTTAAAggtgtagttcacccaaaaattgaattttaatcatcatttactcaccctcaatatGGAAGCTCGCTTCTGCCATGAAATAAAAAACTCAATTCAAATttagatctcacaattctgagtttctatcccacaattatgacttttttttctctgaattatgAGTTCACATTTtgcagttctgtttttttttttggcaacagaatataaaacactaaaatattaATTGAGACTTTCtaccaagaagatattttgaagaatgctggtaaccaaacagttttgatgTAGCTTTTGTCGTACTTCCACTCAATTTCATTtcacttctgtactcagtctgagatagctACCCATCTTTTCCTCCGGCCTCAAAACAGCcggccaatcaacgaacagagggcgggctgagagccgtgacgtAGACGCTAACCGTCGAATGTAAGatgtagtttaggttagggaaatcgaaaatGACAGCGGACATGGAGACACGGGATGCTATTCGCAGagggttttattttacattttgaatggaggtgatgttgtggccCTAATCGTGACAGGgtttgggaaaagtttaatttatcaactgttatcGATCGTCAGCGAAAAACTTGGGAGGCCAAAGTCCGGCAAGGTGATAACTGTGATTGTGTCCCCCTTGGTTGATCTCATGCAGGATCAGGTTAAAGAGGCAGCGAAACTCACTCAATAGTTTTGTTTTCGTAGCAtacctgtgtttacagtggaagttTGAGGAGGCTGAGCCGGCGCataacacacgtcataaccaaacgttatgtgattggcttacgggtAACCAATGATTTCAAACTTCAgacaagcccccccccccccccccccccccaaagggaaagaaaacgcttgtcaattatgcccttctagactctgtctacgaagcaaagcgAAGTAGCATGGTTTGGTATTAACAGGCTAGTTTTGGTGACTGTTGACTGTCATATTGATGAATATAAAACATCTAAATGATCTATCACTCATCATTTTATGcatataatcattttaaaaataattataattaaaatttttttttttttttttactgatttgcaAAATCAACATGACTAAACCCCCAATCCAACCAACAACCATAACCTCGACTAGTAATATTTAGTTAAAGCATAAAATATAGCTATAAAttgcttaaaaaattaaaaattgccaATCCAGATCTTTAGGAGACTGCTCCAACACCACGTCTCCATGGAGAACCATCTCCAGTCCTAGCAGTTATGACTCACCATTAGCGCACTGAATAAAAGCATGAAAACCTCCGCGGTCGGTCAGTCCTCCTAGAAGCATCTGTGACGTAATTCCTCACAGAGATTATGGTCATCCATTGTTTAGCATCCTCTCATACTATAATAAAAACATACTGAGGTTATTGCactatttcttacaaacaaattTCAAAGCCACTTCCTTTCCCCCGCTTTGTTATGCTCTACTTTTATAAcctacataaaaaatatttacatgcatccaCCACCACAAACACTCATAGGTCACATAGCCTATGAAGTGTGCATGGTCTTGGGTtcaaaaacatacagagaaagaAGTAATTGTTCTAGATCTTACATCTCATAACATCATGAACTTCTTATAATAAGTCATGGACTTCACTTGTGTCTGTTTTCAAATGTGCTCTTTATTGTTTGGACTCCACTTGTGTCTGTTTTCAAGTGTGctcttttgcattttaatttttagctGTTTCCCTGTCTTCCTTCTCTCTGTTGTGTTCTTGGCTGCTGTTGGAGGCCGACAGGCGGCAGCAGCAGTGCAGAGAGCCGgctgttgtcatggcaacacGACACGTCTCTGCAGGTTACCATTTAGCAGATTTGCTCTGGAAGCAGATAAAAACACTGCATCGCCACAAACCGACCACTTTAAGCTCCCTTAACGCTAACCAGACTCTCTAgccttcaaacacacacagatcttccaGCGTGGCTTTGCTGAGGTGATTGGGACCATGCGATTCCCATAGCCTACTCATGGCTGCGGCTGTCAGACAAGGTCAAAACAGGACGGGCATCCATACAGACGCATGTCTGTGAAAAGTCCAAGCATCAGACTGAGATCTTAAACTAAAGTCGGATCTCCTCACCTGACAGGAAGTTGGTCTTGAGCCCAAAAGGACGCGAAAGAAATGGCAGGGAGAGAAAGTTACTATTTTTGTAAAACAGTGAATCAATTGTGAGTCATACTCGAAATGTCATCTCCCATCACTCACTCCCATTCCCAGCAGAAAGGAAGGAAGTGAAAGGACAGGGAAAGTGAGGGACAGAATGGTGTTTCTGACGGGGAGCTGGAGATAAAGTCAGTGTGACATATGCATGCACATTATGTCATCACAAGCTCTAATGTTGTGACCAAAGACGGCAGGAGACACTGCAGATGAACTGCAGCTTCATCCACAGCTCATTGCGTCCCTCTTGTGGTCAGTATGCGACATAATCGAAAGAATGATATCCAAGGCTCAGTCTGTAAGAAAGCTGATGGCTATGCAAATCAACCAAGGGCGTAGATTTCGTTtgaacatgggggggggggggggtaatttatttcttcctatctatctatctatctatctatctatctatatgctttaactgattacaaattcaacatatacaaatatgaaagagacaacatttagacatttattttaagatttttacattccaccttaatgcattttaattttttttaaagggaaacacatctttaaaacattaaaggcattaatgtatagcctaactttacaaagctgctgtttttctatactgttatctattttattttattgattgatacctgatcacctgctcctcttTTCTACcatgcagctatatttacctcgaatctgttataaaaaaatgttaagagattatacacctcataacgttatgaaatttgtgtataatcatcattcataaaattctaacatattagagattatcaaaagaaagaaattaagtattgaaaccgccagtaaggcggcagtgtttcactgtttaaatgagttagccacttaaatcgttaattcatccaattcgttcaaaagtcagattaatttagtaagaaaacaaacaccgatgtgaatacttttgtcgttgataattacagacactattgaaaaatatactagcaaaacagacagctgctttggtaacttgttatactgatagttatagctaaatacattgcaatggattagctagctaaaatttatgtggtgtgtactaactattacacaatattctcatacctcattctcagtacatgctttattttttttatttttttttgcatccctctctgaccagcagttaaatatagtccgctgtgcagcgcttctcttcatttttggcgttaccattaaccgtgtgctctcccattcaaacaccactcgcttgttttggtgaaagttcgactcattggttgggcgttaccaatcggttcattCGAGGGGGAGTATTTTATtatgtagtattttatttattatgacatactcatatttgattaggaacaaaattatttttacaaaataaatgaattctattttttcatattctatttttcatttgatctactgtgattttcatgttgaaatattgggggggttgtaactgatggatttgaacatccccccccccccccccataaactacgcccctgaaATCAACACAATCGATAATTCTGCCCTGACCAGGCAAACTGATAACACATTATATATAGCATAGATAAAGCATATGACAGCTTTGTAGAAAATTATATgatagaaaataattttacatctgaatatttttaacGTGTGATTTTTGTATTATTCATTTTCTCCAACAAGGcataagttgttttaaattacaataacaatattattgtttttactttattttaaatcatataactgcagccttggtgagcataagaaacttctttctgctttcaaaaacattaagaatcTAAACCCAAACTATTGCACTATAACACTTAAAGAATCCAAACAGCCATCACCAAACGAATACAATCAGATACTTAGTAGCCTAATATTTAGATGTGATCGTAAGCAGCATTCTTTCGAGAAATTATTGAAAACGTCTATCTAGTAGCCcatgatttattttaaacaatatgaaTACAATCATTATCAATCGCTCAAAGTTGTGTGGTTACCAACTGAAGTGCGTTTCAGACCTCGTCCCCTGCATACTAACCCCTCCCCTTTCACGAGCAGTAGCCAATGGTGACAGCGCGGGGGCGTGGACACAATCTGCCCGTCAACTTCCAAGTGCGTCAAAAAGTGCGTGCGGTTCGCTCCAATACAAGTTAACATGAGAAATATCAGACAGTCTCGTGAGCCGCGCGTCTACAGCAGCAGAGGCTTCGAGTAAACTGTATAGAGAGAATACCAGCTGCAGTTTGATAGTAGGTCAGAAAACCCCTCCAAGCAATAAGGATCTTGTGATTCCTGTCCAAAATACACAATCATAAAGACACGCCCTTTTCTGTGGCTGTCTGGAGACGTGGCGCAGGTGAGTGATGCTTTTCCCATAGTATTGACAGTGCGTGATGCTGCTGCACCATAATTTAGTggcaaatacaatttaaaatggcaTCATCTCTAGATTACAGTTTGCATGACGTCTAGAGAAGTTTCCCCACTGTTATCCAATTTTTCTTCTTATAGCTTGTTATTATCATGAGGTTAGTGGTTTTAGACGTGTTTGTGCCAGCTAAGAGGGAGTTTAAGCTTGTTAATCATCATGCAGTCATGTTACAGATTGCTTTTACAGTGGGTGATGTTGTGCTTTCGTAAGACTGGCCAAGACCACACGAGACTGAAGGTCTTTATCGGCATAATGTGTTTACTAAAGCTTTTATAAGGCATCACGTGACAGCGTTAAGACTTACTGCAAATTCGACGCATTGAACATTCATGCAGCTTCTtcactgccaatattaaaagcaCATTGTATGTTAAATCTTATTTCAAATATAGAATGCAAACATTGTGCATTGTTAATTATTTCATGTCTGTATagcatcttattattatttatttttaataaaacaaatagctTCACTAATCTGCCTgctccttttttttaaataataactattCTGTATGTGCCTCACTATGGTCTAAATCAAGAACATGTCTGGGTCAAAATGTTCTATTTTACATGAAGAAAGCAAATCTACTGTCACAATTTTCTCGCAGGAAATGGAGGGTATGCCGTTGAGCATGGGCAACTTGCGGACGCTGCCGTGGTACGTGGCGGGCTCTCAGGTGCTTGGGGTGGCTTGTGTGGTGATCACAGGTGTGTGGATGGGACATTACAGAGGAGGCTACGCCTGGGATGGCTCAGCACAGTTTAACGTACACCCTCTCTGTATGGTCCTCGGTCTGGTCTTCCTCTATGGAGATGGTAAGAATTaagagtatatataaaatatgtgttttttaaatCCTTATTTACCTGAAGTTtgcaaagagaaaataaaagaagCATTGCAGTTCAAGAAATAATCAGAAATAGATAGTTTTGACTAGGGGGTCGACCGTTTATAAACCTGGTTGATTATCGGCACCGATATTAAGCCTTTTATTGTTATCGGTATCAGTCATTTTCAAAtccaaattggcaaataaaataatttaaaaggttTTAAAGCAAGTTTTTTGCCAGAGCATTGCTATTCTTAATTTTGACATAAATTTTCATTTATACACCAGACATGCGTATTTATTGGTTATCGGTCTACTTGGTCAGTAATAATCGGTATTGGCCCtgaaaaacacatatcggtcgatCCCTAGTTTTGACACCCAAGGCTACTTGGGCTACTTTGTTTTTCTGGGCTTTTAGGGATACAGCCCtgaatatttatatgtattttctgTATCTCAGCAGTTGAACACGCAGTTCCGCAATAgcctacaaaataaatctttttttttaattaaatacatttttaatacctTAATACCTGCTGAGTTTGTAACGTGACCAAATGTTGCTATTATTTGACAATCAATCCATTTATTCCTTCACTCAAACAGTTTTTAAAACTACAAGATTGGATTAAGTTGCGGTTAAAATGTTCAATATAATATATGTGGTTGATATTATTTTACATAGTGTAAAAGTAAAAAGTCTAAAAATAGCTGGTTATAGAGAGCAAGAGATTCAATGTAATGGTCTTATAAGAAATCTGTGTGTCTTCTGTCGCTCAGCCtttatgatgtgtgtgtgtgtgtgtgtatgtgactcTTTGCtttcaataaaacacaaacaatacGAACAGAAATGGCCAGCTAATGCCATTAGAGCTAATATTGGATTTGCTTCCTGATttttgtgtatatactgtataaatgaaTATGGGCTAGGCTAATTCATGGTTAGTTTTCAAACAGAGATCAAGCCCTGCTGAGAGTCAATATTGTGTGCTTTTCTCTATTACTCAGTAACTGCTATAACCAAGGTTAAAGGAAAGAAAATAGTAAAAGAGATATTATTAAACATAATCACAGTTGCTTCATGGTTCTTCCATCTGGATACTTAAAACACTCAACAGAGACAGATACTAATTGCGCTAATATCTTTAGCAGTGGCTGTCTGATTTAAAGTCCTTGTCATGGCAATTCAATTAGGACATTATACCAGAAAGGTCATTGGCCTATTAAAGCTTTAACTGCCCCAAAAAGCACCAGTAAAAACAGCCCAGAGGGGATCTGTCTGCTTGTAGAAAGGCCAAAAAGACACATGGGAATAAATCCTTAGCCTGTTGTTTGTCAGGTTACTACATCTGTAGAATTTCAAACCTGACGCAGACTGGTTTTGGtcctgtacctttaagacttttATATTTCTTCTGTTAGTTTATACttgtaatgcttttatgattGGCTAATCTTTTTGCATgtcaaaatatgacttttttttcccccttgttcTTTCTCTTCCATAGCTGTTCTGGTTTATCGTGTCTTTAGAAACGAGACTAAGCGTACAGTGAAAATTCTCCACGCTCTGCTGCATATGATTGCCCTTGTCATCAGTATTGTGGGTAAGTTCAGCTTGTGTTTGTAACAGGTTCGAAGACAATATACTGCTCGTTTGGCAGCACTGTTGTTTTGTTGGGTATTTGTTCAGGACAGATTTTAGCTGTAATTCTCAACTGCTGCAGTCACAATCATTTTCAGTGTCTGATGTGCCATTTGAACCGTTAAATGTTCACAAGGCACAGGATTACCAGatatgcattttcagaagtgaacaACAATACGTACAATACATCTGCATTTAGCAgcttggggtcagcaagattaataataaaataaatactattttcagataaataattttttaaactcTCTATTCATTAAGGAATTCTATTAAaccacacaactgttttcaacatggattataagcaaatcagcatatcaaaatgatttctgaaggatcatgtgacactgaagactggagtaatgatgctgtaaattcagcattgcatcacaggaatgaactacattttaaaatatattcaaatctaaaacagtttttttaaattataataatatttcaccatatacagtatatataccatATAATATCCCCTTCTATCTCTCTTCTTAGGTCTGGTGGCTGTATTTGACTTCCATTCGTCAGCTAAGATCTCTCACATGTATTCTCTGCACAGCTGGTGTGGTATGCTCACTTTTGTGCTGTTTATCCTACAGGTAATTTGCAGTCATTTCATTTTGACCAGCATTCTCCTTTAGATTTTCAAGAGGCCAGCAGAATGGAGTCTTCTTTGGAGTGACTGCTTCTGCTCTCATTTCCTCCAGTGGTTGCTGGGACTGGGATTTTTCCTTTTCCCATGGGCCTCTGCTCAGTTGAGGAGCTGGTATCTCCCACTGCACGTCTTCTTCGGCCTGTTGCTGCTGGCCATGTCTGTGGGATCCTGTCTGCTGGGAATAACAGAGAAACTGCTCTTCAGTATCATGTGAGTGTCAGTGAATGCATCTGGAAAAATATATCtgtcattttgaatttaattttgaAAGGAGGAAAGGAATGAGTGACTATGTGCATGAGTCACAGTCGGAAAGAGAGTTACAATTGAATATCAATGATCTCTCACTATTTGGCATCAAATGCTGGTTTTATTCAAGATAATATTCCCGAATATTCCTCATTTACTGCG
The sequence above is a segment of the Carassius carassius chromosome 9, fCarCar2.1, whole genome shotgun sequence genome. Coding sequences within it:
- the LOC132148951 gene encoding transmembrane ascorbate-dependent reductase CYB561, whose product is MEGMPLSMGNLRTLPWYVAGSQVLGVACVVITGVWMGHYRGGYAWDGSAQFNVHPLCMVLGLVFLYGDAVLVYRVFRNETKRTVKILHALLHMIALVISIVGLVAVFDFHSSAKISHMYSLHSWCGMLTFVLFILQWLLGLGFFLFPWASAQLRSWYLPLHVFFGLLLLAMSVGSCLLGITEKLLFSIMETYPRFTSEGVLANTLGLLLVCFGVVVGYVVTREDFRRPPNPEEEALSVHFKTLSEGEIPSSP